A window from Rhizobium sp. BG4 encodes these proteins:
- a CDS encoding DUF4365 domain-containing protein encodes MAKTITQNQISGEIGETATRLCFLKMGFQFDGRSRLEAGIDGIAEVMIEGRPTAGMIAVQVKTTGSGTYSGEDDHGFSYILRAEDLEYWRPSNLPVIIVLHRISDGSLYWKEVPTGDAFQDRRLKFNKAEDRLGPSAVERLASLTVPKTGFGYFIPPLGGGEEALVNILPVKLPREMYVATTKHDRKQASAIILGDDEPARFDWATKGGGFWSFHDPRLSVCRKFVDLDQVEAIEVEHLAFHEDENERNNFAFLLRQTLGHQVRGNLSWSKEKGLHYFTARAKNTSRVFKYRASKKNTEAEVVNVVTDKDKPERVSFVRHHAFIPRFESLFNEWYLVIEPTYFFTYDGMNPHTAPDALLSGKKRMDNSSAIRGQVLMWHRFLQSIEPKATDLFAAPTGEPWLTFGEPPMVQLPTRVPEDVWRTKAKSAGEEGPQGVFEI; translated from the coding sequence ATGGCCAAGACTATCACGCAGAATCAGATCAGCGGTGAGATCGGTGAGACAGCCACAAGGTTGTGCTTCCTCAAAATGGGCTTCCAGTTCGATGGCCGCTCGCGCTTGGAAGCAGGAATCGACGGAATCGCCGAAGTAATGATCGAAGGCAGGCCGACTGCCGGAATGATAGCTGTCCAAGTGAAGACTACCGGGTCCGGAACATACTCCGGCGAGGACGATCATGGCTTTAGTTATATTCTGCGGGCCGAAGACCTCGAGTACTGGCGTCCCAGCAATCTGCCGGTCATCATCGTCCTGCACCGAATTTCCGACGGTAGCCTCTACTGGAAGGAAGTACCGACGGGTGATGCCTTCCAAGACAGGCGGTTGAAATTCAACAAGGCGGAGGACAGGCTCGGACCTTCCGCAGTGGAGCGACTGGCGTCGTTGACGGTGCCTAAGACCGGTTTCGGCTATTTCATACCCCCGCTTGGCGGGGGCGAAGAGGCTTTGGTTAATATTCTTCCGGTCAAACTGCCGCGAGAAATGTACGTTGCCACTACCAAGCATGACCGAAAACAAGCGAGTGCCATCATCCTCGGCGATGACGAACCGGCGCGGTTCGACTGGGCTACCAAGGGCGGAGGGTTCTGGTCATTCCACGATCCACGACTGAGCGTCTGCCGGAAGTTCGTCGATCTTGATCAGGTCGAAGCCATTGAGGTCGAGCATCTGGCTTTTCACGAAGACGAAAACGAACGGAACAACTTCGCGTTCCTGTTGCGTCAGACCCTTGGTCATCAGGTGCGCGGCAACCTCTCCTGGAGCAAGGAGAAGGGCCTTCACTATTTTACGGCGCGAGCCAAGAATACCAGTCGCGTATTTAAGTATCGGGCCTCGAAAAAGAATACCGAGGCGGAGGTTGTCAACGTCGTCACAGACAAAGACAAGCCGGAGCGGGTATCGTTTGTCCGTCACCACGCGTTCATTCCTCGGTTCGAGAGCCTTTTCAATGAGTGGTATCTGGTGATCGAGCCAACGTACTTCTTTACCTATGACGGCATGAACCCCCATACCGCGCCTGATGCCTTGCTGTCTGGAAAGAAGCGCATGGACAACAGCAGCGCCATCCGTGGCCAGGTACTCATGTGGCACCGCTTCCTCCAGAGTATCGAACCCAAAGCTACCGACCTCTTTGCCGCTCCAACCGGTGAACCGTGGTTGACCTTCGGAGAGCCCCCAATGGTTCAGCTCCCGACACGTGTCCCCGAAGATGTTTGGCGTACTAAAGCCAAATCGGCGGGAGAGGAGGGGCCGCAAGGTGTCTTCGAAATTTAG
- a CDS encoding adenylate/guanylate cyclase domain-containing protein, producing MDIQNVAYDVEATEVFLRSPFHFVLATGSQIRQVLQLHGPHKYPVYEELRDQGHTDYVAWPMDHTQGRRHLITFATDSPQGFEPTDVELMEATLPLFSLISEIRLKNQLARTLLQTYVGPHASEQILEGATTRGSGTTLSAAIMICDLRNFTLLSGSQHRDHVIDILNDYFDLIADPIEKFGGEILKFMGDGLLAVFPLNRPNACQRLIAALTAAYEASARRTSTKFPVQFGTGVHVGEVMYGNIGSRRRLDFTVIGPAVNLASRLETLTKKLKRPVLISGDFVASAGCADQSDCLGMHGVKGFDEMVEVHALNI from the coding sequence GTGGACATCCAGAACGTCGCCTATGACGTAGAGGCGACTGAGGTTTTTCTAAGAAGCCCTTTCCATTTCGTGCTCGCGACGGGCAGTCAGATACGGCAGGTGCTCCAGCTACACGGTCCCCACAAGTACCCCGTCTACGAGGAGCTGCGCGATCAGGGCCACACCGACTACGTCGCCTGGCCAATGGATCATACTCAGGGCCGTCGTCACCTGATCACCTTCGCCACCGATAGTCCGCAGGGGTTCGAGCCAACAGACGTCGAGTTGATGGAAGCCACGTTGCCCCTGTTCTCGCTGATCTCGGAAATACGCCTTAAAAACCAGTTGGCGCGTACACTGCTGCAAACCTATGTCGGTCCACATGCAAGCGAGCAAATTCTCGAAGGAGCCACAACCCGCGGAAGCGGCACGACCTTGAGTGCGGCGATCATGATCTGCGATTTACGGAACTTCACGCTTCTATCAGGCAGCCAGCACAGGGACCACGTCATCGACATCTTGAACGACTATTTCGATCTGATAGCCGATCCCATCGAGAAATTCGGCGGGGAAATCCTGAAATTCATGGGCGACGGCTTGCTGGCCGTGTTCCCGCTCAATCGTCCCAATGCTTGTCAAAGACTGATAGCCGCGTTGACGGCCGCATACGAGGCGTCCGCGCGCCGGACCTCGACGAAGTTTCCCGTCCAATTCGGGACCGGGGTTCACGTGGGTGAAGTCATGTACGGGAACATCGGTTCTCGGCGGCGATTGGACTTCACGGTGATTGGGCCTGCGGTCAATCTCGCATCTCGGCTCGAAACCTTGACCAAAAAGCTCAAGAGGCCCGTGTTGATTTCCGGAGACTTCGTCGCTTCGGCCGGATGCGCGGACCAGTCAGACTGCCTTGGAATGCACGGCGTCAAGGGGTTCGATGAAATGGTCGAGGTCCACGCCCTGAACATCTGA
- a CDS encoding NAD(P)H-dependent oxidoreductase encodes MRILHLICSPRGHASASARNSHRMIEELVASGRNVEVTVRCLNDSNMPHIDREFSMSSRVPGHVVGSSGSHSLSDELIEEVVRSEAIVLATPMHNLTVPSPLKAWIDHVVRPDRTFRYIDNRMVGMLVDRPVLVSFSRGNAALDGPDFLIPYLRTIFAVMGVTSIEFFPLPDQIEVCGDPGSFRHPLDLNLDAARETGHRSIQALWSRYW; translated from the coding sequence ATGAGGATTTTGCATCTGATTTGTAGCCCGCGCGGACATGCATCCGCCAGCGCGCGTAACTCCCATCGGATGATCGAGGAATTGGTGGCCTCGGGTAGGAATGTCGAAGTCACCGTCAGATGCCTGAATGATTCAAACATGCCCCATATCGACCGCGAATTCTCGATGTCGTCTCGTGTTCCGGGCCACGTCGTAGGCTCATCGGGATCACATTCTCTGTCTGATGAACTCATAGAGGAGGTTGTTCGAAGTGAAGCCATAGTCCTCGCGACGCCCATGCACAATCTGACAGTTCCGTCGCCGCTGAAGGCCTGGATCGACCATGTTGTAAGGCCCGATAGAACGTTCCGTTATATTGACAATAGAATGGTCGGGATGCTCGTAGACAGACCTGTGCTTGTGAGCTTCTCGCGTGGCAATGCGGCACTGGACGGCCCCGATTTCCTGATTCCGTATCTAAGAACGATCTTTGCGGTGATGGGGGTAACAAGCATCGAGTTTTTCCCCCTACCCGACCAGATCGAGGTATGCGGCGATCCAGGCTCTTTTCGTCACCCCTTGGACTTGAACTTGGATGCCGCGAGAGAGACCGGACACCGTTCAATCCAGGCGTTGTGGTCGCGGTATTGGTAG
- a CDS encoding response regulator, translated as MRSKPHTTVAIVDDDLSLLESLHDFFDAMGIDSKTYRSANEFLASGDVNNVHCVLADLKMPGMSGLQLLESLIRQDGPPVCIMTSFADSRTRAAAVRGGAAGFLEKPINSADLLTFISTKSRH; from the coding sequence ATGCGTTCCAAGCCACACACTACGGTCGCCATCGTTGACGACGACCTGTCTTTGCTGGAGTCGCTGCACGACTTCTTTGACGCTATGGGCATCGACAGCAAGACCTACCGCTCTGCGAATGAATTCCTGGCATCCGGCGACGTCAATAACGTCCATTGCGTGCTCGCTGATCTGAAAATGCCAGGGATGAGCGGGCTGCAACTGCTGGAATCGTTGATCCGCCAGGATGGCCCGCCGGTCTGTATCATGACCTCCTTCGCCGACAGCAGGACCCGAGCCGCCGCAGTCCGCGGAGGCGCGGCGGGCTTTCTCGAAAAGCCTATCAATTCAGCGGACCTGCTCACCTTCATCTCGACGAAAAGCCGGCACTGA
- a CDS encoding response regulator — protein MADVAESVEPPANYRQIVHIVEDDEELRLSLLDLFQSLGIDAEAFEDAPSFLQNASRTASGCVLLDVRLPGVNGIEFQSKLSANGFDLPVVFMTAHGDVATSVTAMKAGAVDFLQKPLRTYDLIEAIKAAFALDQGQLQLRFQRMEVRSRVATLTPRETQMLALVASGLMNKQIAFELGISEIMVKLHRGSVMRKMRAKSLADLVRQFELVS, from the coding sequence ATGGCAGACGTTGCCGAATCCGTCGAACCGCCGGCAAACTACCGGCAGATCGTCCACATCGTGGAGGACGACGAAGAGCTGCGCCTTTCACTTTTGGACCTCTTCCAATCGTTGGGCATAGATGCCGAGGCATTTGAAGATGCACCGTCCTTCCTACAGAACGCGTCCAGGACTGCGTCGGGATGCGTTCTGCTCGACGTGCGTCTGCCTGGGGTCAACGGTATCGAATTTCAGTCCAAACTGAGCGCCAATGGTTTCGATCTACCAGTCGTCTTCATGACAGCACACGGTGACGTGGCAACCAGCGTGACGGCGATGAAGGCCGGCGCGGTGGACTTTCTACAGAAGCCCCTTCGCACGTACGACCTGATAGAGGCGATAAAGGCCGCGTTTGCTCTGGATCAGGGTCAATTGCAGCTGAGGTTCCAGCGAATGGAGGTGAGATCGCGAGTCGCGACCCTTACTCCGCGCGAAACGCAAATGCTTGCGCTCGTCGCCAGTGGACTGATGAACAAGCAAATCGCCTTCGAACTAGGCATCAGCGAGATCATGGTGAAACTTCACCGCGGCAGTGTGATGAGAAAGATGCGTGCGAAGTCGCTGGCCGACCTCGTGCGGCAGTTCGAACTCGTCAGCTAG
- a CDS encoding ATP-binding protein, with protein sequence MAWHRVVKGRIGHSFVAWQTALPKSGWRWVTSGKRIAFTISLHQPAPHRLDNVHGTNGTTRTEAIQKPPSGSRRRVMAEQTKIDADFSRPVIDDLTVEIADVSNESIVIYDMEGRIVHWNEASQLFYGVVNVEAVGKTAVEIFGSSDDAPAFEEIASKRAWQGIVQRRKPDGLPVLVDVRIKFRPETESHAGAFIEYGRPADPRIVEGQSVGFQRDWVAVWSVDVTDAAAVFGDLMGGEKAASREASSIDPRLIADHLKIKDLNLTAAKLFANEKSPNSVIGKSAYRCWPKNHRDALLDMTFAVLVMSEHENPIVRQTVGVDTLTVWRSSAEHPTLLSVSVTGSWTDPETYWEISASEQRYRHLIDNIPIPVWQVDARVMSGVIERLKASGIDDIEQYLESQPDLVRFASEAVVVTEINESAMRLFRGTRREDFLQNVSYLFAGTPAAAARVVMAHFGGGRNYTEEMKILAFDGELLDVLFYVTFPQYPEKLDKTLIMMIDVTEQRRIERQLRKIEADFAHAARISALGELVTSIAHEVRQPLSVIVTDADTGIRWLTRDEPNLPKVKTIMARIMENAHRANEVIRRIKDMAVKSDPVRDFIDLNDIVREAVLFVRSESQAHHIVIASRLTGGLRRILGDRVQLQQVIVNLLINGIQAIAAGNGRAREISVETTQSGDKVLLTVRDTGGGIRADDIEKIFDGFFSRKADGMGMGLAICRSIIGDHGGTISANNEGSVGAVFHVTLPIV encoded by the coding sequence ATGGCATGGCACCGCGTGGTCAAAGGCCGGATCGGTCATTCCTTCGTCGCCTGGCAAACCGCATTGCCAAAATCTGGCTGGCGATGGGTGACCTCGGGAAAGCGCATTGCGTTCACGATATCCCTCCATCAACCCGCACCGCATCGTCTCGACAACGTCCACGGAACCAACGGAACGACCCGGACTGAAGCGATCCAAAAGCCGCCTTCCGGCTCTCGAAGAAGAGTTATGGCCGAACAGACAAAGATCGACGCCGATTTCTCTAGGCCCGTCATAGACGACCTGACCGTTGAAATCGCCGACGTCTCCAACGAAAGCATTGTGATCTACGACATGGAAGGGCGCATCGTTCATTGGAACGAAGCGTCCCAGTTGTTCTATGGCGTCGTGAATGTCGAAGCTGTTGGAAAGACCGCCGTAGAAATTTTCGGGTCGTCTGACGATGCGCCGGCGTTCGAGGAAATTGCTTCGAAGCGCGCTTGGCAGGGAATTGTCCAGCGACGGAAGCCCGACGGTTTGCCAGTCCTCGTCGATGTACGAATAAAGTTTCGTCCGGAGACCGAAAGCCATGCCGGTGCGTTCATCGAGTATGGCCGCCCAGCCGATCCCCGTATAGTGGAAGGGCAATCCGTTGGTTTTCAGCGGGACTGGGTCGCTGTCTGGAGTGTTGATGTCACGGATGCCGCCGCGGTGTTCGGTGACTTGATGGGCGGGGAGAAGGCGGCCTCAAGGGAGGCGTCGTCGATTGATCCGCGCCTGATAGCCGACCATCTCAAAATCAAAGATTTGAACCTGACGGCGGCCAAACTCTTCGCAAACGAGAAAAGCCCGAATTCCGTCATCGGGAAGAGCGCCTACCGCTGCTGGCCGAAAAACCATAGAGACGCGCTGCTCGACATGACGTTTGCAGTGCTGGTGATGTCGGAACACGAAAATCCAATCGTCAGGCAGACAGTCGGAGTTGATACGCTGACCGTCTGGCGCTCCAGTGCTGAGCACCCTACCCTGCTTTCGGTCAGCGTGACCGGCTCCTGGACCGATCCGGAAACCTATTGGGAAATATCCGCGAGCGAGCAACGCTATCGCCATCTGATCGACAATATCCCCATCCCCGTTTGGCAGGTCGACGCGCGAGTCATGAGCGGCGTGATTGAAAGGCTGAAGGCGTCGGGTATTGACGACATTGAGCAGTATCTTGAATCCCAACCCGACCTAGTTCGCTTCGCGAGCGAGGCTGTTGTTGTCACCGAGATCAACGAAAGCGCGATGCGCCTTTTCCGCGGGACCCGTCGAGAAGACTTTCTACAAAACGTGTCCTATCTCTTTGCCGGAACACCTGCCGCAGCCGCCCGCGTGGTGATGGCGCACTTCGGTGGCGGCCGAAACTACACCGAGGAGATGAAAATCCTCGCGTTCGATGGCGAGCTTCTCGATGTCCTGTTTTATGTGACGTTTCCTCAGTATCCGGAGAAACTCGACAAGACCTTGATCATGATGATCGATGTCACCGAACAACGTCGTATCGAGAGGCAGCTGAGAAAGATCGAAGCAGACTTCGCACACGCGGCCCGGATATCAGCACTTGGCGAGCTGGTGACATCGATAGCCCATGAAGTCCGTCAGCCCCTGTCCGTGATTGTGACCGATGCCGACACTGGAATACGTTGGCTGACAAGGGATGAGCCAAACCTTCCTAAGGTGAAGACCATCATGGCGCGTATCATGGAAAACGCGCATCGAGCCAACGAGGTAATCCGCAGGATCAAGGACATGGCGGTGAAATCCGACCCAGTCCGCGACTTCATCGATCTCAACGATATCGTGCGGGAAGCCGTTCTGTTCGTAAGGTCGGAGAGCCAGGCACATCACATCGTGATCGCTTCCCGTCTCACGGGCGGCCTGAGACGCATCCTCGGCGACCGAGTTCAGCTTCAACAGGTGATCGTAAACCTGCTCATCAACGGCATTCAAGCGATTGCCGCGGGCAACGGACGCGCCCGAGAAATTTCGGTAGAGACGACCCAGTCGGGAGACAAAGTGCTGCTCACAGTGCGGGATACCGGTGGAGGAATTAGAGCTGACGACATCGAGAAGATTTTCGATGGCTTTTTCTCTCGGAAGGCAGATGGGATGGGGATGGGACTTGCCATATGCCGGTCCATCATCGGCGATCATGGCGGGACGATCTCAGCTAACAACGAGGGAAGCGTCGGCGCGGTTTTTCACGTCACACTGCCTATCGTCTAG
- the wrbA gene encoding NAD(P)H:quinone oxidoreductase — translation MSKPKVLIAFYSRNSSTEILANAIAQGAIDEGAEVRLRRTREFVGDDVMSQVPGWRENAHAMNEKYEAPTEADAEWADAIVFGTPTRFGSISSELKAYIDGLGGLWFQGKLNGKVGSVFGSTSSLHGGNESTLLSIYTPMAHLGLIIVPLGYADPAMFKAGTPYGATHVSARDTQKPDDDHLAVARFQGRRVASVARGLLHAKIPGAAA, via the coding sequence ATGTCGAAACCCAAAGTGCTAATCGCATTCTATTCGCGGAACAGCTCCACCGAAATTCTCGCAAACGCGATCGCTCAGGGAGCCATCGACGAGGGTGCGGAAGTGCGCCTTCGACGGACGCGCGAGTTCGTCGGCGACGACGTCATGTCCCAGGTTCCTGGCTGGCGCGAGAACGCCCATGCGATGAACGAGAAGTACGAAGCCCCCACCGAAGCAGACGCCGAATGGGCAGATGCGATCGTGTTCGGCACGCCAACCCGTTTCGGCTCCATTTCCTCCGAACTCAAGGCGTATATCGACGGGCTCGGCGGTCTGTGGTTCCAGGGAAAGCTCAACGGCAAGGTAGGATCGGTTTTCGGCTCGACTTCATCCCTGCACGGCGGCAATGAATCCACCCTGCTGTCGATCTACACTCCGATGGCGCACCTGGGGCTTATCATCGTTCCGCTCGGCTACGCCGACCCTGCGATGTTCAAGGCCGGCACTCCATACGGAGCGACACACGTTTCAGCCCGCGACACACAGAAGCCGGACGACGATCATCTTGCCGTCGCGCGTTTCCAAGGTCGTCGCGTCGCCTCCGTGGCACGCGGCTTGCTCCACGCCAAGATTCCCGGCGCAGCAGCCTGA
- a CDS encoding VOC family protein, translating into MNQMVIRGVSSQTFVAANIKRTEDFYGRVLGLPVVKRTVHHHDARLPIVTFGFQLFQGEPQRGETITYIEWNPIFYMMPDRGFVEQAATRDGVANPRVGDPKGRWGAGTNHHLALHVPNRDGLLKWKRRLSDHGVHVTGPYNRHYFHAIYLRDPDGAIIEIATTEPGFGHDETVLGSGFRRQPKENLIGGRDELQVAAETWPQPLPLVTADFALRGFHHITSISSDAERTENFFVEKVGLRLIKKTDYLDEKGGTHFYYACDEELSPGSVLTFFGLPGYKSGRLGTGLSHHFALEVENEAALADEHARFKKIGIEVSSVQDTVYARQFLFRDPDGHICALSTPNRFSVDEDASHLGQKLCLPEQLEGERREIERHIAYRPAPVPVLP; encoded by the coding sequence ATGAATCAGATGGTTATAAGAGGCGTCAGCAGCCAGACTTTCGTTGCGGCCAACATCAAGCGCACGGAGGACTTTTACGGCAGGGTTCTCGGTCTGCCGGTCGTCAAGCGGACAGTCCATCACCACGATGCTCGTCTGCCGATCGTTACCTTTGGTTTCCAGTTGTTCCAAGGCGAGCCGCAGCGCGGGGAAACCATCACCTATATCGAGTGGAACCCGATCTTCTACATGATGCCGGACCGCGGGTTCGTGGAACAGGCCGCCACGCGCGACGGCGTCGCGAACCCTCGTGTCGGTGATCCTAAGGGTCGCTGGGGTGCCGGGACGAACCATCACCTTGCATTGCACGTGCCGAACAGGGACGGCTTGCTCAAGTGGAAGCGCCGGCTCTCAGACCACGGCGTTCATGTCACTGGCCCCTACAACAGGCATTATTTCCATGCGATCTACCTGCGCGACCCGGACGGGGCCATCATCGAAATCGCCACGACGGAGCCGGGTTTCGGGCACGACGAGACCGTGCTCGGTTCCGGCTTCCGCCGCCAACCCAAGGAAAACCTTATCGGCGGCCGCGACGAGCTGCAGGTGGCGGCGGAGACATGGCCCCAGCCGTTGCCGCTCGTGACAGCAGATTTCGCACTTCGCGGCTTCCATCACATCACGTCGATTTCGAGCGACGCAGAGCGCACCGAGAACTTCTTCGTGGAGAAGGTCGGGCTGCGCCTCATCAAGAAGACCGACTATCTCGACGAGAAGGGCGGCACCCATTTCTACTACGCCTGCGACGAGGAGCTGTCGCCGGGCTCGGTGCTGACGTTCTTCGGGCTGCCTGGATACAAGAGCGGCAGGTTGGGGACCGGCCTTTCTCACCATTTTGCTCTGGAAGTCGAGAACGAGGCCGCTCTCGCCGACGAACATGCTCGTTTCAAAAAGATCGGCATCGAAGTGTCTTCAGTCCAGGACACGGTGTACGCGCGGCAGTTCCTGTTCCGCGATCCCGACGGCCATATCTGCGCGCTATCCACGCCGAACCGCTTTTCGGTCGACGAGGACGCCAGCCATCTCGGTCAGAAGCTTTGCCTTCCCGAACAGCTCGAAGGCGAGCGCCGGGAAATCGAACGGCACATCGCATACCGCCCGGCTCCGGTACCGGTACTGCCGTAG
- a CDS encoding iron-containing alcohol dehydrogenase, producing MQQLDFLPQEKVIWGQEVLIDAMGALGRYGIEKPILFTVEPLAGLAERLVSAIGSEVVGEFLDLPPHVPEAAVNEALRSCESAGAKSIIALGGGSVLDAAKAASHFHHVRHGRYLPIVALPTTLSGSEFSHYFGVTETSGTMKFKRSYAVRETAPRVVIIDPELIRGTPRTLLLSSAIKGIDHAVEGMRLVDADHPHAVLAASGARRFLRVLNKWPSGVETKEALNAGSITLDDLLQLQLAAWQCYFFPASVIYGLSHRIGHILGGTFGVPHSVTSCVTLAPVIRACAGFYGDKLTIFNDEASGEDAAAALSREIAGAVEVLGLPSKLRDVGVDKAQLANVSELLVENYPREVNDLGKDAQGKLADLLESLW from the coding sequence ATGCAGCAGCTTGATTTTCTACCACAGGAAAAGGTCATCTGGGGGCAAGAGGTCCTGATCGATGCCATGGGGGCGCTCGGCCGCTATGGTATCGAGAAGCCGATCCTGTTCACCGTCGAGCCGCTGGCAGGGCTGGCGGAAAGGCTGGTTTCGGCGATCGGCTCCGAGGTGGTGGGTGAATTTCTGGACTTGCCGCCGCATGTCCCCGAGGCTGCCGTCAACGAAGCCTTGCGATCGTGCGAAAGTGCGGGAGCCAAATCGATCATCGCGCTTGGCGGAGGATCGGTGCTGGATGCTGCGAAGGCTGCGTCGCACTTTCACCATGTCCGGCATGGACGGTACCTACCCATCGTCGCGCTTCCCACCACGCTGTCTGGCTCCGAATTCTCGCACTACTTCGGTGTTACCGAGACTTCGGGGACCATGAAGTTCAAGCGTAGCTATGCCGTCAGGGAGACGGCACCGCGTGTCGTGATTATAGACCCCGAACTGATCCGAGGCACCCCAAGGACGTTATTGCTGTCGTCCGCCATCAAGGGGATCGATCATGCTGTCGAGGGAATGCGTCTCGTCGACGCGGATCACCCGCACGCTGTCCTCGCCGCAAGCGGCGCTCGGCGATTTCTGAGGGTTCTGAACAAATGGCCCTCCGGAGTCGAGACGAAGGAGGCGCTCAATGCGGGATCGATCACGTTGGATGACTTGCTCCAACTTCAGCTGGCTGCCTGGCAATGCTATTTCTTCCCGGCGTCGGTGATTTACGGGCTGAGCCATCGTATCGGACATATTCTCGGAGGGACGTTCGGCGTCCCGCATAGCGTCACGTCCTGCGTCACGCTGGCACCCGTGATCAGGGCCTGCGCCGGCTTCTATGGCGACAAGCTCACCATTTTTAATGACGAGGCATCGGGCGAAGACGCCGCGGCTGCCCTTTCCCGCGAAATCGCCGGGGCCGTGGAAGTCCTCGGACTACCCTCGAAACTGAGAGATGTCGGCGTCGACAAGGCTCAGCTCGCCAATGTCTCCGAGTTGTTGGTCGAAAACTACCCGCGGGAAGTCAATGATCTCGGAAAGGATGCCCAAGGCAAACTCGCGGACCTCCTTGAGAGCCTTTGGTAG
- a CDS encoding amidase, translating into MAKTIDEMRSDFCSGLLLPSVAIETAIAAAQDCRSEINAFAEIDVAGARLSAAASDYRFRDRTARALEGIPVAVKDLVDTAGLATRYGSSAYSKNVPSVDAVMVRALKENGAAIVGKTTTHEFAWGVTTVSDHFGDTLNPWDHERTPGGSSGGMAAAIAYGAVSAGLGTDTGGSVRIPAALCGIVGFKPTYGMLSTKGVFPLAPSLDHVGIMGGCVGDVRTIASALGIACEDQPSVVRYRLGIVIEDEAPMSADVRHSFDLACATLKPCHDMTSVHGLPSFKRGFEAFGGIVLAEGGMVHFGRRDMEQIRASYGSETAGRLALAAQCTIGSYADSQRARREFVGQLEIAMQDFDFLLLPTCPCTAPGRRTETIEIGAWKGSIREALMTYTAPFNLAGLPALSLPILPGVTDGLPIGLQIVAGRGRDSELVAFAGQVERLLRGDATGVQSKYR; encoded by the coding sequence ATGGCCAAAACGATAGACGAAATGCGTTCAGACTTCTGCTCAGGCCTTCTCCTTCCGTCGGTAGCGATTGAGACGGCGATCGCCGCCGCGCAAGACTGCCGTTCCGAAATCAACGCATTCGCGGAAATCGATGTCGCCGGAGCTAGGCTCTCCGCGGCCGCATCTGACTACCGTTTTCGAGATCGTACCGCGCGGGCGCTGGAAGGCATTCCGGTGGCGGTGAAGGACCTGGTCGATACGGCAGGACTGGCGACCCGCTATGGTTCGTCGGCATATTCGAAAAACGTGCCTTCGGTAGACGCCGTTATGGTCCGTGCCCTCAAAGAAAACGGGGCAGCGATCGTAGGGAAGACCACAACCCATGAATTTGCTTGGGGCGTGACGACGGTCAGTGATCACTTTGGCGACACCCTGAACCCTTGGGATCACGAAAGAACTCCGGGCGGTTCGAGCGGTGGAATGGCCGCGGCCATTGCGTACGGGGCCGTGAGCGCGGGTCTAGGCACCGACACCGGGGGCTCGGTCCGCATTCCTGCTGCTCTTTGCGGAATAGTTGGCTTCAAGCCGACCTATGGGATGCTGTCTACAAAGGGCGTGTTCCCACTCGCTCCGTCGCTGGATCACGTCGGTATCATGGGCGGGTGCGTTGGTGATGTGAGAACGATAGCGAGTGCTCTCGGCATCGCGTGCGAAGACCAACCCTCGGTGGTCCGATATCGTTTGGGGATTGTCATCGAAGATGAAGCGCCGATGTCCGCTGACGTGCGACATTCGTTCGACCTGGCGTGCGCTACCCTAAAACCCTGCCACGACATGACGAGTGTCCATGGTCTGCCATCCTTCAAGCGGGGGTTCGAGGCATTTGGCGGCATCGTGCTCGCGGAAGGGGGCATGGTGCATTTCGGCCGGCGCGATATGGAGCAAATCCGTGCTTCATACGGCTCCGAGACTGCGGGCAGGCTCGCCTTGGCGGCTCAATGCACCATCGGAAGCTATGCAGACAGTCAACGAGCCCGACGAGAATTCGTTGGCCAACTCGAGATCGCGATGCAGGATTTCGACTTCTTGCTTCTTCCCACATGCCCTTGCACCGCTCCTGGACGCCGGACCGAGACGATCGAGATCGGTGCCTGGAAAGGCAGCATCCGGGAGGCATTGATGACCTATACCGCGCCTTTCAACCTAGCGGGATTGCCAGCGCTATCTTTGCCAATTCTTCCGGGGGTGACGGACGGGCTGCCGATAGGACTGCAGATCGTCGCCGGGAGGGGGCGGGATAGCGAGCTCGTCGCCTTTGCGGGACAGGTCGAGCGACTTCTTCGTGGAGACGCCACGGGCGTTCAGTCGAAATATCGATAA